A genomic region of Notamacropus eugenii isolate mMacEug1 chromosome 3, mMacEug1.pri_v2, whole genome shotgun sequence contains the following coding sequences:
- the LOC140497848 gene encoding LOW QUALITY PROTEIN: probable acyl-CoA dehydrogenase 6 (The sequence of the model RefSeq protein was modified relative to this genomic sequence to represent the inferred CDS: inserted 1 base in 1 codon), translating into MPFVLGGADWREVVGRGSLAGRCWELXWPAGLSATPRLVVMARCCAKLAGRWLRSPEVAPSLFLGIRRGLHRSSSHHSSPETAQGGSPSSADPLNYMEEHRALRASLRKIIDKEINPFVDQWEEERCFPAHHIFKILGQAGFLGVNKATKYGGQGLELCHHIAVVEELGNITGMGIAMAIILQTDMATPALERFGAEELKQQFLVPSIAGDFVACLGVSEPEAGSDVANIKTKAMLKGGDYIINGSKMWTTSGSQADWMCLLANTSAGPPHLNKSLFCLPMNLAGIHVSKNIEKLGTWASDTVEVFFEDVRVPRQFLIGEEGQGFQYQMLQFQEERMSATALVLSPLTNIIHQTIEYARNRILFNKPLLDSQVVHFRMAELATELELLRSLLYRTVAQYMRGLDTTKLVSMGKLKAGRLSREVTDSCLQYWGGMGYTHKALVSRLFRDLRLISIGGGADEVMLSIICKYMDTLPRPKSVKRSEQKLP; encoded by the exons ATGCCCTTTGTCCTGGGAGGAGCTGACTGGAGGGAGGTGGTTGGCAGAGGCAGCCTGGCAGGAAGGTGTTGGGAGC CCTGGCCCGCTGGCCTCTCGGCTACTCCCCGGCTCGTTGTCATGGCCCGCTGCTGCGCTAAGCTAGCTGGGCGCTGGCTGAGGAGCCCAGAGGTGGCCCCGTCCCTTTTTCTAGGGATCCGCAGGGGTCTTCACCGCAGCTCTTCTCATCACTCCTCCCCAGAGACGGCTCAAGGTGGCAGCCCCAGCAGCGCAGACCCGCTGAACTACATGGAAGAGCACCGGGCTCTACGGGCTTCCCTGCGGAAG ATTATTGATAAGGAGATTAACCCATTTGTGGACCAATGGGAAGAGGAACGTTGCTTCCCAGCCCATCACATATTCAAGATTCTAGGGCAAGCTGGGTTCCTGGGTGTGAACAAGGCTACAA AGTATGGAGGCCAGGGCTTGGAGTTATGTCATCACATTGCAGTGGTGGAAGAACTGGGGAATATCACTGGTATGGGCATTGCCATGGCCATCATCCTGCAGACTGACATGGCCACCCCTGCCCTTGAAAG GTTTGGTGCAGAAGAGTTGAAGCAGCAGTTCCTGGTGCCGTCCATTGCTGGAGATTTTGTGGCCTGCCTTGGAGTCAGTGAGCCTGAAGCAGGGTCTGATGTTGCGA ATATCAAGACAAAGGCTATGCTCAAAGGGGGTGATTACATCATCAATGGCAGCAAGATGTGGACAACATCTGGGAGCCAGGCTGATTGGATGTGTCTACTGGCCAATACCAGTGCAGGACCACCCCACCTCAACAAGTCCCTCTTTTGTTTGCCTATGAACCTGGCTG GCATTCATGTTTCCAAGAACATAGAGAAGCTGGGCACGTGGGCATCAGACACAGTTGAGGTCTTTTTCGAGGATGTGCGAGTGCCCAGGCAATTCCTTATTGGGGAGGAAGGCCAGGGCTTCCAGTACCAAATGCTGCAGTTTCAAGAGGAGAGGATGTCTGCTACAGCCTTGG TGCTGAGCCCACTGACCAACATCATCCACCAGACCATAGAGTATGCCCGGAATCGTATCCTCTTCAATAAGCCCTTGCTGGACAGCCAGGTCGTGCACTTTCGTATGGCAGAGCTGGCTACGGAGCTGGAACTGCTTCGCTCCCTGCTGTACCGGA CTGTAGCCCAGTACATGCGAGGCCTTGACACAACAAAGCTGGTGTCAATGGGGAAGTTAAAGGCGGGTCGTCTTTCTCGAGAAGTAACTGACAGCTGTCTCCAGTACTGGGGGGGCATGGGATACACCCACAAAGCCCTGGTCAGCAGACTCTTCAG AGATCTGCGCCTCATCTCCATAGGGGGAGGTGCAGACGAAGTCATGCTTTCTATCATATGCAAGTACATGGACACACTTCCAAGGCCCAAATCAGTGAAACGATCTGAACAGAAACTTCCCTGA